In the Blastocatellia bacterium genome, one interval contains:
- a CDS encoding universal stress protein: MKVLLAVDGSPCSDAAIDEVAQRPWPEGTEIMVLSVVHIISDWPDPIFFGVRMMAYEQHRKEARDNIDKATTKLIETFGNENFPIIGEILEGSPKKLIVEEAENWGADLIILGSHGRGAVGKTFLGSVSLAVISHAKCSVEVVRLKANNCSGIVT, translated from the coding sequence ATGAAAGTCTTATTAGCAGTAGATGGCTCACCTTGTAGTGATGCTGCTATTGATGAAGTAGCACAACGGCCTTGGCCGGAAGGCACTGAAATTATGGTTTTAAGTGTTGTTCATATAATTTCAGATTGGCCTGATCCAATATTTTTTGGTGTTCGTATGATGGCTTATGAGCAACACAGAAAAGAAGCTAGAGATAATATAGATAAAGCTACAACAAAATTAATAGAAACTTTTGGTAATGAAAATTTCCCCATAATTGGTGAAATTTTAGAAGGCTCTCCTAAGAAATTAATTGTTGAAGAAGCTGAAAATTGGGGAGCAGATTTGATAATTTTAGGTTCACATGGTCGTGGTGCAGTAGGAAAAACTTTTTTAGGTTCAGTATCCTTAGCAGTTATTTCACATGCAAAATGTTCAGTTGAAGTTGTGCGTTTAAAAGCCAATAACTGTAGCGGCATAGTTACTTAA